In Myxococcus stipitatus, the genomic window CTGGGGACGGCGCTACCACTATCGGCTCGATGGGGACACGCCCGTATTCGCCACCTACGGCCGGGATGGCGTCCCGGGTGGGGAAGGGGCGAACTCGGACCTGTTCATGGTCGGTCAGCCGAGGACGGCTCCCTCGCCGTCCAACTCCCACGCGTCAGGCTCGGGCTCCGAGGCGCTCTATTGCCAGGGGCCCACCCAAGCCCGTCACTGAGGAGGAATGAGGAGTCATGACCCGGCGGGACATCCTCCTGGGGTGCACTGGGGACGGCACCCGCGCGGCCTCCAGCGCTACCTGCACGAGCGCGCCTTCCGAGGGGATGGGCTGCCCCACGCGGACCTCGCGGGGCAGCCGGGCCCGTCAGAAGCGCTTCACCTCGGTCAGCACCTGGCGCGAGTGCCGCGTCACGGAGCCGAAGTGGCGCTCCGATTCGGCGCGCAGGTGCCTCGCGGCGTCGCTCACCGTGTACTGGCGGAAGTGCTCCACGCTCGCCAGCTCGTAATGGCACACATAGCGGACCCAGCCGTCCGGGGCGTGCTCGGTGTCCCGCCACTTGCGGCAGGCGAGGAAGCCCGGCTCGCGCAGCACCTCGGGCACGTGGGTCTTCTCGTGCCACAGGTTCCAGCGGGCCTCCGCGCCGGGCTCCACCTCGATGACCACGGTGTAGAGCGTGGGCGTGCTCATGGCAGCCACGTCCCCCAGTCCGCCAGCCTCACGCCGCCCGCGGACTCGCGCTTGCCCCGCGCGGGTGTCCTGTAGAGCGTGTCGTCGAGCGGCGCGAAGCGCACCTCCACCGCGAGCCCGTTCAGCGCCGGCTCCCAGGGGCCATCGGCATACAGACGCGTGCGGATCTGCTTCACCGTCCCCGCGTCCTCCGCCGCGTCGAACTTCAGCACCGGCACCTTGTGCGCGCCCACGCTCATCGTCTCGCGCACCGGGGGCGTCGCGTTCTGCTGCGCGGGCGGCCAGGTCTGCGTCTCCAGTGACTCCCAGATGAAGGACAGCAGCGCCTCCTCCAGCGGGACGACCTCCGCCTGCGAGAAGTCCTGGCACGTCGCGGTGTCGGGCGGCGTGGGCGCGGGGACCGCCATCCGCAGCACGTAGCCGCGCTCGGCGCCCAGGCAGGTGCGCGCCACCGTGACGGGACCGGTGCCATCCACGTCCATCCGCGTGTCGAACCAGGTGCCCGGACCGAGCGGACGCTCCAGGCCCGGCCGCGTCCCCGCTCCGCCCTCCTTTCCCTGGCGCGCCTCCACCAGCGTGAGCTGGTAGCTGCCCCCCATGCCGAAGCCCGACAGCGTCGTGCTCGCGTCGAGCAACCCGTTGGTCAGGTACGCGGGCCCCGGGTCCTGCGCGTAGAGGCGGTTCTCCAGCGGGCCGTCCGCGGGGCGATTGTCGCGCAGATAACGCTTCGCCTCCCACGTGCGCCCCGCGGCGGTGGGCTGCTCCGTGCTCTGCGTGCCCTCGCGCGTCACCTCCAGCGGGCGTGTCCCGTTCGTGCGCACGGGCAGCACCAGCGGCCGGGACAGCCGTGGCAGGTCCAGCGGCGCCCCCGCGTCGTCCGTGAAGGTGAGCCCGAGCCACACCCAGGACGGCTCCACCGCCACCACCTCCAACGCGAGCACGCCCGCCGTCGCCGTGCCGCGCGCGCCCCCCAGCGGGGTGCGAATCGCGGAGAAGGAGTAGGCCACCCGGTCTCCCACGCGAGCGCTCAGCCAGGGCGAGTGGCCCTTCGCCGGAGGCAGCGCGCCCGGCGCGACCTGGGGAGGGGCCTCCTGGTGCTCCCCCTCCGCCTGGGCCACCGGCGCGCCATCGGACGGGCTGACGGCGCGGGGACGCGTGCTCTCACAGCCGACGCCGAGCGCCAGCGTCGCGCACAGCGTCGCGACCCGGGTCGGGAACGAAGCGCGGGACCTTCTCATCGGGCGACTCCTCGCGGGGCCTGGGCGCGGCATTGCGCGACCCCGGGGCCCGCTTGATACACCGAGGAGGCAAGCCCGTCCCCAACTTCCTGGAGTTCCCGTTCTCATGGCCACGAACCTGCCCATCCGCCGTGTCGTCCTCTACAAGCATGGAGTCGGCTACTTCGAGCGCCGGGGTGGGGTGAAGGGCAGCGACGCGCTGCACCTGGACTTCAAGGCGCGGGACATGAACGACGTGCTCAAGTCGCTCACGGTGCTCGACCTGTCGGGGGGCTCGGTGTCGGCGGTGAGCTACGACTCGACGAAGCCGTTGGAGCAGCTGCTGGCGGAGGCCACCATCCGCATCCCGGAGGACGGCAGCCTCACCGCGCTCCTGGGCCAGATTAAGGGCGCGCGGGTGCGTGCCCGTGTCGGAGGCGGGCAGGTGGAGGGCGCCATCATCGGCCTCGAGTCGCTCGCGGTGGCGGCGGGCGAGACGAGCGTGGTGCGCCCGTTCCTCACGCTGCTGGCGGGCGGCTCGCTGCGCACCTTCGACGTGCTCGAAATCACCGAGCTGGAGTTCCTCGACGAGGCGGTGCGCAAGGACCTGGAGTTCTATCTGGCGACGGTGCTGTCCTCGTACAAGAAGGACAGCAAGCGCATGTCCATCCTCACCACGGGCGACGGTGAGCGGGAGCTGTTCGTCAGCTACGTCATCGAGGCGCCGGTGTGGAAGACGAGCTACCGCATCCTCCTGGACGAGGGGGAGCCGCCGCTGCTCCAGGGCTGGGCGCTGGTGGACAACACCGGGGACGAGGACTGGGTGGACGTGGAGCTGGCGCTCGTCGCCGGGCTGCCGGTGTCCTTCGTCCACGACCTCTACAGCCCGCGCTACATGAAGCGGCCGGTGGTGGAGGTGAGGACGGAGGCCGCCGCCGCGCCAGTGATTCCGGAGGAGGCCTTCGCCGCCGACATGGCCATGCTCCAGGAGAGCGCGGCGCAGGAGATGGTGGCGCCCGCGCCCGCCATGGCGGCGCCGGGCCGCGCGCGTGGCCTGTTGCGCGGCAAGGCGGAGCTCGGTGGACCCGCGTCCTCCGGGGGCCCCCGGCTGCGGGACGTGCTGGAGCAGAGCCACAAGGTGACGACGCTGACGAAGGAGGTGGGCGACCTCTTCGAGTACGGCGTGGACCGGCCAGTGACGGTGCACCGCAACCAGAGCGCGCTGGTGCCCATCCTCCACAAGCCCTTCGAGGGCCGCCGGGTGCTCCTCTACAACCGGGAAACGCGGGCGAAGAACCCCATGGCCTGCATCGAGCTGAAGAACACCACGGGCCTGACGCTGGAGGGCGGTCCGGTGACGGTGACGGAGGACGAGCGGTACGTGGGCGAGGCGATGCTCGACACCATGAAGCCCAACGACACGCGCTTCGTGCCCTACGCGGTGGAGCTGGGTTGCGTGGTGTCCGTGGAGGACAAGACGAAGGACGGCCCAGGGTTCCGCACCGTGATGCGCCGGGGCACGTTGTTCGTGGATTTCTACGTGATGCGGCACACCCGGTACGTGGTGCGCAACAAGTCGCAGCGGGCACAGGTGCTGTATGTCGAGCACCCGCGCATGGGCTGGGAGCTGGTGGGGGACACGCCGGAGCCCGCGGAGACGACGGACGACTTCTGGCGCTTCAAGCAGACGCTCGCGCCGGAGGCTCAGGTGGAGTTCGAGGTCTCCGAGCGTGGCCACGCCAATCGCACCTACGCCATCCTCGACACCGGGGGGCCCGACGAAGTGGCCTTCTTCCTGTCCCAGCGCTACGTGGACGAGAACATGGCGCGGGCGCTGCGCGAGCTCATCGCCCTGCGCGAGAAGGTCGCCACGCTGAAGCGCGACGAGCAGAAGCTCGACGCCGAGCGCGCCCAGCTCTTCAAGGACCAGGAGCGCATCCGCTCCAACATCGAATCCCTGAAGAGCGGCGCCTCCCAACGCGAGCTGGCGGAGCGCTTCGTCGCGAAGCTGAACGAGCAGGAGGACCGGCTCGAGGCCATCGGCCGTGAGCTGGAGCGGCTCGCGAAGGAGCGACAGGCGGTCCAGGACGAGCTGAACCGCCGCGTGGAGACGCTCAGTTACTCGACGGAGGCGTAGCGGGCGCGCGGTACGTCTCGTCGCCGCCCACCACCGTCAGGCGCACCTGGGCCCGGGGCAGCTCCGTGACCGGAGCCTCCACCGGGTCCACGGACAGCGCGACGAAGTCCGCGTCCAGGCCCGGTTGGAGCCGGCCGCGCCGGCCCTCCGCGAACGAGGCGTAGGCGGCGTTGGCGGTGAAGCCCTCCAGCGCCTCCTCGCCGCTCAGCCGCTGGTCCGCGTGCCAGCCGCCCGCGGGCGCGCCGCTCGCGTCCTGGCGCGTGCGCGCCGCGTAGAGGCCGAGCAGCACGTCCGGCCGCTCCACGGGGAAGTCGCTGCCCAGCGTCAGGAGCGCGCCCGCGTGCTTCAGCCGCTGCCACGCATACGCGCCCTGGATGCGCGACTCGCCCACGCGCACCTCCGCCCAGGGCATGTCGCTGGTGGCGTGCGTGGGCTGGACGCTGGCGATGTAGCCGTCATGGCCCAGCCGCTCGATGTCCTCCAGCCGCATCACCTGCGCGTGCTCCACGCGGTGCCGGCCGTCCTTCGTCCCGGTGGCCGCCACCGCCCGCTCCAGGGTGTCCAGCACCAGCGTGTTGGCGCGGTCGCCGATGGCGTGGGTGCAGATTTGAAACCCCTTGCCCATGAACGCCTGCACGCGCTTGGCGTAGTCCTCCGGCGTCAGGAGCAGCAGGCCCTTGTGGCCGTGCTCGTCGCTGTAGTCCTGGTGCAGCGCCGCGCCCCGGCTGCCCAGCGCGCCGTCGAGGACGAACTTCACGGCGCGCAGCGTGAGCCGGTCGCCCTGGAAGGGACCGTCCGCGAGGAAGGTCTCGGTGTCCGGGCCCTGGCCATCCGCCATGACGTAGACGCGCACGGGCAGCTGGCCCGCGCGGTCCCAGCGCTGGAGCAGCCGGAAGGTGCGCAGGTCCATGCCCGCGTCGTGCACGCCCGTGAGCCCCGCCTGCGCGGCCCGGCCGAGCGCGGCCTTCAACCAGGCGGCGTGCTGCGCGTCCGTGGGCGGAGGCAGCACGCGGGTGACGAGGTTCATCGCGTTGTCGACGAGGATGCCCGTGGGCTCGCCTGACGAATCGCGCAGAATCCTGCCGCCCTCCGGGTCCTTCGTGGCGCGGGTGATGTTCGCGCGCCGGAGCGCCTCGCTGTTCACCCAGGACGCGTGCCCGTCGATGCGGCTGAGCACCACGGGGGTGGTGGGGTGCTTCGCGTCCAGGTCCACGCGCGTGGGGAACGCCTTCTCCGGCCAGTCGTTCTGGTCCCAGCCCTGGCCCACCAGCCACTCTCCCTGGAACGACGACTCCCTCGCGGCGGCGACGCGGGAGAGCGCCTCCTCTTTCGTATCCGCCCCCGTCAGGTCCACCGTCACCAGCCCCTGGCCCAGCCCCGCGAGGTGGCCGTGGGAGTCGGTGAGCCCGGGGACGATGGTCGCGTCCCCCAGGTCCACCACGCGCGCGTCCGCGCCGGCCGCCGCGAGCACCTCGTCGCGGGTGCCCGTCGCCAGCACCTTGCCCTCGCGCACCGCGAGCGCCTGGACCACCGGGTGCGCCGCGTCGAGCGTCCGCACCCGCCGCGCCACGTACACCGTGGTGCCCTTCGCCGCGCCCGGCGTGTTCCGCGAGCAGCCCGCCGCGCCGGAGAGGAGGAGCACCGCCGTCAGGATTCCGCCGAGTCGTCGCAGCATCGTTTCGCGCACCTTCCCGAGTGGTCGCCCCGGGCCTGGGGCGAGCGCGAGACACTCTGGCCCACCCCGCCACGTCCGGCCAGCGACGCGCGCTCCCCCCTCCCGGAGGCGCCTCGGGAGGCCGCCGCTCACCGGGCCTCCCCGACGCGGAGTCGTGGGAATCCACCAGACGGTCGCGAGGCCGGCGCGAGCCCGAGTGCGGGTTCCGCACTCCTCCCGCCGGGGCCGCGTCCGCGTGGGGGAGGGGAGCGGCCTCGCCGGAGGCGTCGTCGCAGGACCTGCCCCGGGAGGCGCTCACGCGCCGGGTGAGGGCATCCATTCGGGCAGGTGTTTGCGCGGAGCAAGCATCCTGGCGGGGACTTGGCGCGCGACTTGACGTGAGGGATGGTGCGGCTTCCCCCACATGTCTGGAGTCATGAACATGAACCTGTCGAAGTCCCGGCTCGGGACTACCGCGTTGTTGGTCGTCGTCGCCGTGGGTCTCGCCACCGTCGCGGGGTGCGCGGGCCGTCGCCGTGAGGCCTTCCTGTTCGACAAGACGCGCGAGCACGTCTACCGCAAGCCCATCGCCGAGGTGTGGCCGCAGGCGCTGGCCCTCCTCAAGGAGAAGGGCTTCTCCTTCCGCGCGGGCAAGGACGGCTTCGAGGCGCAGACCGAGTGGCTGATGCAGGGCGCCCCCTCGTCGCTGGGCACCACCCAGGCGCGCTACTTCGTCCGCGGCATCGAGAAGGGCCCGGGCCAGTGCTCCATCGAGTATCACAAGCAGCTCAGCTCCGAGTCGCGCGGCGCCGACAACGCGCGCAACGACACGATGGACCCCATCCACAACCAGTCCGGCAACTTCAACCGCGACATGGAGACGGAGTGGGAGCTGCTCCAGAAGGTCGACGCGGAGTCCGCCAGCGCGCTGCGCGCCGAGTCCGAGAAGATCCAGTAGCCGCCCCTCGCCCCGGGCCGCCGCGCGCCGTCAGTCGCGCAGCGGCAGCTCCAGGGTGAGGCCGTCGTAGGCCACCTCCACCGGTCCCTTGTACTCCTCGCGCGCCTGCGTGAGCAGCTTCGAGGGGTCGGTGTCGTGGCGGCTGGAGAGGTGGGTGAGCACCAGCCTGCGCGCCCCCGCCTCCCGTGCCACCCGCGCCGCCTCGCGCGCCGTGGAGTGGCGCGTCTCCAGCGCCCGCTCCTGCTCGTCGTCGGAGAAGGTGGACTCGTGGATGAGCAGGTCCGCGTCCTTCGCCGCGCGCACCACGGAGGCGCACGGGCGCGTGTCCCCGGAGATGACCAGGCGGCGTCCGGGGCGCGGCGGGCCCAGTACGTCCTCCGGCTTCACCGTGCGGCCGTCCTCCAGCACCACGCTCTCGCCGCGCTGGAGCTTGCCGAAGCTCGGCCCCGGCGGCACGCCCAGCTCGCGCGCCTTCTCCAGGTGGAAGCGCCCCGGCCGGTCATCCTCCACCAGCGCGTACGCCAGCGCGTTGATGCGGTGGTCCACGCCCACCGCGTGCAGCGCGTAGCCGTTGCGGGGGATGACGTCCCCGTCCTTCACCTCGTGGATTTCGACGGGGAAGGACAGCGTGTCCAGGCCCAGGTGCACGGCCTGGTGGAGCAGGCGCCGCGCGGGCGGAGGCCCATACAGGTGCATGGGCGTGTCGCGGCCCATCATCCCCAGCGTGCGCAGGAAGCCGATGATTCCCAGGTAGTGGTCGGCGTGGAAGTGCGTGAAGAAGACCGCGTCCACCGTGAAGCCGGTGCCGAAGCGCACCATCTGCCGCTGGCTGCCCTCGCCGCAGTCGAACAACAGCAGGTCCGCGTCCGCCTTCACCGCCAGCCCGGACAGGTTGCGGTGCAGCGTGGGCTGGGCGGCGGACGTTCCAAGGAAGGTGAGTCTGAGGAGGGACATTCCGGCACTTCCCACGGCGAAGAGGACCTCCCGCGCCGACACACGGGCGCGAGGCGCCATTTAGCAGGGTTTCGCCTCGCCCGTGCTATGAGCCCGGCCCCCTGAGACACCGCCATGCCCGAATCCCTGACGTTCGCTCCCACCCCCGACCCCCGGCGCGTGCGCGCCCCGGATGGCCGCGTCCTCTCCGTGCCGGAGGGCTGGGCCCTGCTGCCCCCCGGTGACGCGGGCCTCACCCGTCGTGTGAAGGCCGCGGGGCCTTCGTGGACGGTGGTGGAGAAGGTGGGCCGCAAGCTCTTCTCCCGCGGGGTGTGGGCGCCGGAGGCTCACATCGTCCAGGCCCGCGCCGCCCTGGAGGCCGAGCGCGCCACGCCCACCTACGCGAAGAAGCTGGCCGCCGGCCGCGAGCGCCGCGCCCGCGAGCAGGAGCAGTACGAGGTCGACTTCGCCAACGCCGTGCTGCGCTTCCTCGCCTTCTCGCCCGCCTGGTTGCCTCACGCCAAGCGCATGGCCGTCCTCGTCGCCACCCATGCCACGCCCGTGGGCAGCGGCACCGTCGCCCGCACCGAGCGCATCCCCCTGGAGCGCCGCGCCGAGGCCGCCGTCATCGCCTGGATGCGCCACCAGACCACCAGCTACGACCACATGAAGATCGCCCGCGTGAAGGGCGCCCGCCGCGAGGTGCGCCGCGATCTGGCGGAGGTCTCACGCGCCGTGCTCGACCTGCACCGCCGCGACGTCCCCCACGGCCCCACGGCGTGTCCCCTCTGCACCGCCCTGGTCCGGACCTGAGCCCAGCCAGGGGAGGGTCCGTACAGACCTCCTCTGTTCGATTCCCGGTCAGCGGCCCTGGAAGCCCGACAAGGATGGAAATTCCGCCCAAGTCCTTGGATTTGCTGGAGATTCCAGGAGGTGTGTCAAGGGTGCTGACAGTCGCGCGGTGAAGGGCCGCGCGGGGGAGTACCAGGGGCCGGGGACGCGCGGCGGCGGTTCGCTGGGAAGGCCCGGCTGGCGGGGACTGGCGTGGTGTTTGCTCAATGGACCGCCACGCCGGGGCGCCTCGCGTGGAAGCGGGACTCCCGGTCTCACCCTCATCTCACCTCGGGAAGAACGATGCTCCATCTGCGCTCCATGGCTTTGTTGGCGGGTGTCTCGCTGCTCGGTACGGCGTGTGGCGGTCCGGAAGCGGAGGCGCCGCAGCAGGACGGTCTCTCCGGGATGTCCTACGAGGCGTTCCGTCAGGGCGTCTTCCAGGAGCCGGAGTCCGGGGTCTTCATCGCGTTCGGCGACGAGGCCTTCGAGAGCGAGGCCCTGCTGCGCGAGGCGTTCGAGCAGGCGCGTGACGGGCTGGGCACCACGCGGGACGGGCTGGCGGTCTACTACGCCAGCAGGAAGGACGTGAAGTGGACCGCGAGCCAGGCGCTCAACCTCACCTACTGCGTGAGCACCGGCTTCGGCGCCAACTACAGCAAGGTGGTCAGCGCCATGAACACCGCGACGAGCGCGTGGGAGGGCGCGGCCAACGTGAACTTCGTCCACGTGTCCGCGCAGGACTCCAACTGCAACGCGCGCAACAGCAACGTCATCTTCGACGTGAGCCCGGTGAACGTGGGCGGCCAGTACCTGGCGCGCGCCTTCTTCCCCAACTCCAGCCGCCGCAGCCGCAACGTGCTCATCGACAACTCGTCCTTCTCCGCCGGCGCGCCGGGCCTGGACGGCATCCTGCGCCACGAGCTGGGCCACACGCTCGGCTTCCGCCACGAG contains:
- a CDS encoding DUF6068 family protein; protein product: MRRSRASFPTRVATLCATLALGVGCESTRPRAVSPSDGAPVAQAEGEHQEAPPQVAPGALPPAKGHSPWLSARVGDRVAYSFSAIRTPLGGARGTATAGVLALEVVAVEPSWVWLGLTFTDDAGAPLDLPRLSRPLVLPVRTNGTRPLEVTREGTQSTEQPTAAGRTWEAKRYLRDNRPADGPLENRLYAQDPGPAYLTNGLLDASTTLSGFGMGGSYQLTLVEARQGKEGGAGTRPGLERPLGPGTWFDTRMDVDGTGPVTVARTCLGAERGYVLRMAVPAPTPPDTATCQDFSQAEVVPLEEALLSFIWESLETQTWPPAQQNATPPVRETMSVGAHKVPVLKFDAAEDAGTVKQIRTRLYADGPWEPALNGLAVEVRFAPLDDTLYRTPARGKRESAGGVRLADWGTWLP
- a CDS encoding DUF2293 domain-containing protein produces the protein MPESLTFAPTPDPRRVRAPDGRVLSVPEGWALLPPGDAGLTRRVKAAGPSWTVVEKVGRKLFSRGVWAPEAHIVQARAALEAERATPTYAKKLAAGRERRAREQEQYEVDFANAVLRFLAFSPAWLPHAKRMAVLVATHATPVGSGTVARTERIPLERRAEAAVIAWMRHQTTSYDHMKIARVKGARREVRRDLAEVSRAVLDLHRRDVPHGPTACPLCTALVRT
- a CDS encoding DUF4286 family protein, which produces MSTPTLYTVVIEVEPGAEARWNLWHEKTHVPEVLREPGFLACRKWRDTEHAPDGWVRYVCHYELASVEHFRQYTVSDAARHLRAESERHFGSVTRHSRQVLTEVKRF
- a CDS encoding amidohydrolase yields the protein MLRRLGGILTAVLLLSGAAGCSRNTPGAAKGTTVYVARRVRTLDAAHPVVQALAVREGKVLATGTRDEVLAAAGADARVVDLGDATIVPGLTDSHGHLAGLGQGLVTVDLTGADTKEEALSRVAAARESSFQGEWLVGQGWDQNDWPEKAFPTRVDLDAKHPTTPVVLSRIDGHASWVNSEALRRANITRATKDPEGGRILRDSSGEPTGILVDNAMNLVTRVLPPPTDAQHAAWLKAALGRAAQAGLTGVHDAGMDLRTFRLLQRWDRAGQLPVRVYVMADGQGPDTETFLADGPFQGDRLTLRAVKFVLDGALGSRGAALHQDYSDEHGHKGLLLLTPEDYAKRVQAFMGKGFQICTHAIGDRANTLVLDTLERAVAATGTKDGRHRVEHAQVMRLEDIERLGHDGYIASVQPTHATSDMPWAEVRVGESRIQGAYAWQRLKHAGALLTLGSDFPVERPDVLLGLYAARTRQDASGAPAGGWHADQRLSGEEALEGFTANAAYASFAEGRRGRLQPGLDADFVALSVDPVEAPVTELPRAQVRLTVVGGDETYRAPATPPSSN
- a CDS encoding M57 family metalloprotease, giving the protein MLHLRSMALLAGVSLLGTACGGPEAEAPQQDGLSGMSYEAFRQGVFQEPESGVFIAFGDEAFESEALLREAFEQARDGLGTTRDGLAVYYASRKDVKWTASQALNLTYCVSTGFGANYSKVVSAMNTATSAWEGAANVNFVHVSAQDSNCNARNSNVIFDVSPVNVGGQYLARAFFPNSSRRSRNVLIDNSSFSAGAPGLDGILRHELGHTLGFRHEHTRPEAGACFEDNQWRALTPYDSSSVMHYPQCNGTNTWSLTLTALDKQGAALLYP
- the rnz gene encoding ribonuclease Z, whose amino-acid sequence is MSLLRLTFLGTSAAQPTLHRNLSGLAVKADADLLLFDCGEGSQRQMVRFGTGFTVDAVFFTHFHADHYLGIIGFLRTLGMMGRDTPMHLYGPPPARRLLHQAVHLGLDTLSFPVEIHEVKDGDVIPRNGYALHAVGVDHRINALAYALVEDDRPGRFHLEKARELGVPPGPSFGKLQRGESVVLEDGRTVKPEDVLGPPRPGRRLVISGDTRPCASVVRAAKDADLLIHESTFSDDEQERALETRHSTAREAARVAREAGARRLVLTHLSSRHDTDPSKLLTQAREEYKGPVEVAYDGLTLELPLRD